TTCTCAGGGAGTTAAGGAGGGTTATTATTCTTCTTATCTGCTTGATAAATGATAGGGGGATATATCCCACTTTCTCGAGGTTTGCTCGAGGTTCAAGCTATATAATCTTCTCTGTTCAAGAGCTATTTTCTCGGCGTTCGCTCGGAGTTCAACACACATAATCCTGCCATTTGTCAGGCATATTTTTTGCCACTACCTTACCAAAACCTTATGATTGATCCCGTTACTTAAATCATTTTCTTTTATTACTTGGTCCAAGAAATTGAATAGCAACCAGTCAGGAGCTTTTCCATGTCTTTCTGTACATTCTTCGTCATATCTTTTTAATTCTCCAAGCAAATTCTCAACATTCCTATTAAAGAAATCCTCATGACTTGCCTCTTGTTTTCTATACGCCTCAGATAATTTGTAAAACTGAGTCCATAGCTGACTAATAGTTGATCTACAATCTTCAGCAATCTCTGTCGCTCCATCATGATTTTTAGCTATATGCCACTCTGATAGAATATCTAGTTTTTCCTCAACAAGTTGTAACCCTTTTTCAAATTCTTCAAAGTATGTGTTCATGTTTTTTCCTCGATCATATTTTATTTTCTACAGTTGCTCCAGGACTTTCTCCCAAATTTGGGAAAGGTTCCACCAGCTTTTTAATGTCTTTCTTGCAATTGCTCACTGCCTCACGCTCTCGGTCGCCAATATCTGAAAGCGTGAGAAAGTACCAGTTTAAAGAGTTAGCGCTCTCTCGTTTGGGCACAAATCACTATTTTGTGATATAATTAAATAAATACCTAACTAAATCCCATACTTGCTATTTGTGGTTTTAGTTGTTTAAGTGAAAAGCCTTGCTGATTTGGTCGTCGGTTAAGGCTTTTTGTTTTAAGTAACTTTTCGTAACTTTATTTGTGAAAAAATATTTCTTCTAGGGTCACTTGAGGAAATAATGGAAGTATCATTTCTTTAATAACAATTTTTTCATTATCTCGGAATTCAACCTTGCCATTCTCCTTGTTACGGTATGCGTTGATAGAGATCCCCAACTTATTAGCCATTTCTTTTTGGCTTAAATCTAGCATATTACGATAACCTTTTACTTTGTTTATCGATGACATCTTTTCACCTCCCTTCGTCACTTTTCGTAACCATTTTACTCTTTGTCGGATAAATTGTCAACAAATAAGTGTAACTTTTCGTAACTTTATTTTGTTAAATCTACAAGAAAGTGGTATAATTTGATACGAAAGGACTTAAACTTATGACACAAGAAGTTGATAAAAAAATCCTTGGGCAGCGTATCAAAGCTATTCGTTTAGATAAAGGAATGACTTTAGAGGAATTTGGAAAACTTTTCGGAACGTCCAAAAGCATTGTCTCTAGGTGGGAAAGTGGTATCTCTTCACCAAATCCTGAACGTCTAAAAACGATTGCTAAAGTTGGCGATATGACTGTTAGCCAACTGTTACACGGTGAACTAGGAAGGAGTCATTATAACTGGGAAGCTGTAGAAGAACTTTTTAAAAAAATTTTTAATGGTGCCCCTATTGATAAAACAGCCTTACAAAGAGCTCAAACAGTTGTTGACAAGGCTTTCTTCTTAAATTTTGGTATAGAAGATATAGTTAATATCTATTTGTTCCAAAAAGATACATCTAAGCCTTTGGAAAGTCTTGAAGACTTGCAAGATTATTTTGAACAAACAGCTGAGGGGTTATCAACTTATTTGGAAGGTGCTACTGGGACAGAATTAATAGATTTAGAAATGCAGATAGCATTTTTAAAAAGTTATGCATCTAAAATTAAAAAATACCTTGAAACTGGTGAATGGGCTTCTGATATTTTAGCTAATTTGAAAGAAAAACAAGACATCAAATAACCCCTAAAATGCTCTCTAAGCGATTTTATAGATTAGTAATATAAATTTATCATTACACCTAAAACAAACGAAAATAGGCCTATTCTCGTAACTCTCAGCGCCATATAAAAACAATATTCATAAATACTTAACTAAATCCCATACTTGCTTACTGATGTTAGAAAGGTATGACTATGAATATTACAGAATACAAAAAGAAAAGCGGTGCTACAGTATACCGTGCAAGTGTTTATTTAGGCGTTGATAAACTTACAGGGAAAAAGGCGAGGACAACAGTCACGGCCAACACTAAAAAGGGCGTTAAAATCAAAGCCAGGGAGGCAGTCAATGCTTTTGCAGCTAATGGATATAGCGTAAAGGAAAAACCGACCATCACAACCTATAGGGAGCTGGTCGCTTTATGGTGGGAGAGTTACAAGAATACAATCAAGCCAAACTCCCAGCAATCCATGGAGGGGATCGTAAGGCTTCATATTTTGCCTGTATTCGGTGATTACAAGCTAGACAAGCTCACTACTCCTATTATTCAGCAGCAAGTCAACAAGTGGGCTGACAAGGCCAATAAGGGCGAAAAAGGGGCGTATGCAAACTATAGCTTTCTAAACAATATAAACCGCCGTATTCTCCAATATGGCGTGACTATGCAAGTGATCCAGCATAACCCTGCGCGTGATGTTATTATTCCACGTAAACAGCGAAACAAAGAAAATAAGGTCAAGTTTTTCAGCAACCAGGAACTAAAACAATTCCTGAATTACCTCGACCTCGACAGCTTAGACCTCTCCAGCTATGAGAATTTCTTTGACTACGTGCTCTATAAGACCTTACTTGCTACTGGTTGCCGTATTGGTGAGACTTTAGCTCTTGAATGGTCTGATATTGACCTAGAAAACGGTACTGTCAGCGTATCTAAGACTTTAAATAGATACCAGGAAACAAATACACCTAAATCAAAAGCTGGCCTAAGAAATATTGATATTGATAAAGCTACTGTTTTGCTACTCAAACAATACAAGAACCGTCAACAAATCCAATCATGGCAATTAGGACGATCTGAGGATATTGTCTTTACCCCATTTATCACAAAATACGCCTATGCTTGCCTACTCAGAAAAAGACTACAAAAACATTTTAAGGCTGCTGGTGTGCCTGATATTAGTTTCCATGGTTTCCGCCATACTCACGCTACTATCATGCTCTACGCTGGTATAGAGGCTAAAGACTTGCAATATAGACTAGGTCACTCTAATATCTCTATGACTTTAAATACATACGTACACGCCACTAAAGAAGGGGCTAAAAAAGCCGTCTCAATCTTTGAGGCAGCTATCAGCAAACTATAAATAATAAGGGTGCCCCATTTGGAGCTACCCTATTACTATACCTAAAATCAGTTATGGGTAACTAAAAGGGTAGTAAAATCAAAAAAAGCACTCTAGGATAGAGGCCTAAAGTGCTTAATATCAAGGCTCCAAAGCCTATCTTGTTTAATAAAATATTACAACATTTTGTTGTAGAATTCAACGACAAGTGCTTCGTTGATTTCTGGGTTGATTTCGTCGCGTTCTGGCAAGCGAGTCAATGAACCTTCCAATTTTTCAGCGTCGAATGATACGAATGCTGGACGTCCAAGAGTTGCTTCAACAGCTTCAAGGATTGCAGGAACTTTCAATGATTTTTCACGAACTGAGATCACTTGACCTGGAGTTACGCGGTATGATGGGATATCAACGCGTTTTCCGTCAACAAGGATGTGACCGTGGTTTACGAATTGACGAGCTTGACGACGAGTAGTCGCAAGACCAAGACGGTAAACAACGTTGTCCAAACGACGTTCCAAAAGAAGCATGAAGTTGAAACCAAGGATTCCGCCTTTGATTTTTGTAGCTTGTACGAACAAGTTACGGAATTGTTTTTCACCTACACCGTAAGTGAAACGAAGTTTTTGTTTTTCAGCCAATTGCAAACCGTATTCTGACAATTTAGAACGGTTGTTTGGTCCGTGTTGTCCTGGTACGTAGTTACGACGTGCCAATTCTTTACCTGTACCTGTAAGTGAAAGGCCAAGGCGACGAGCTTGTTTCCAAGATGGTCCTGTATAACGTGACATATGTATGTCCTCCTAAAAATAAAAATATTTCGGTGGAAATAGTCACTTAGAAAGCCCTGATTCGTGCAGATGCCCTTCGCCTAAACAGCCAAGGTTACTTGTTATAAGACACCTGTTGACGAGCTTCATGCTTTCCTGCTGCTATTTCACACAAAGGCTATTGTACCATGAACAAAAGAAAAAGTAAAAGGGGGAAAGTAAACAAAAAAAGGGACTGGGACAAAAGTCCTAGCCTCTCAATGTTTTTGGATTGTCGAGCAAGACGCAGTGGTTGAGTGGGCTCTATTACGCTGATTTCATCAGCTTTTACAGCCCTACTCAACTGCGCGGAGGTGGGATGACGAAATCGAATTCTAACGAATTACCGATTTCTGTCCCACTCTCTAAAGTCATTTTTAGAAAACAAGGAAACTCACAAACCTAAAAGTTTCAAAATCTCCTGCTTGTATCGCAGCTTCTGCAGTTCTTTATCCTCGCTGTCTGACCAGGTCAATTGGAGATCTGCAACAATTTGCCCAGGCCGATTTTTCAGAATATAGATGCGGTCACTAAGAACCAGAGCCTCCTCGATGCTATGAGTGATAAGGAGAGTCGTCAGACCCAGCCTACGGTGAATATCCAGATACCAAGCGTGTAGCTCCATCTTGGTCAGCTCATCCAAAGCACTAAAGGCCTCGTCTAGAAGAAATAGCTTGTGACCGAACATATAGGTCCGCAGCAGAGCCACGCGCTGCCGCATCCCCCCGCTCAACTCATGTGGATACTTGTCTGCCACATCAAAGAGCCCGAACTCCTTCAAAATCTGAGTCGCCTGCTCCATCGCTTCTTTTTTTGATACCTTGCGGATCAGCAGGGGCAAGATGACATTGCCCAGCACCGTCTTGTGCTCCAGCAGCAAGTCCTTCTGTAGCATGTAGCTCACGCGGCCCTTGGGATTTTCCTGACCATCTAGGACAATCCTGCCCGACTGGACCTCCAAAATCCCAGCTATCAGATTAAAGAGGGTCGTTTTCCCGACGCCACTAGGCCCCAAAATCGCTACGACCTGGCCTGCTTCTACCTCTAGGATGATATCCTTCAAAATCTGCTGCTCATCATAAGCATAGCTTACATTTTCAAGTTTAATTTCTGTCATTATTTTATATAATCGTTGCTGAATCCCTTGTCACTCAAGTCATTGTTCACGATGCCATTGTCCTTGGTCCATTTGTAAAAGGCATTCCAGCGGCTAGCCTCAAACTGACCCCACTTGTCCTTATCCGATGCATATTGCTCGGACAAATATTTTTGGGAAGCCAAGACAAAGTCACGCTTGCTTTTTAGCTCTGGCGCATGCTTGATTAACATATCCGCTGCTTCTTCAGGGTGCTCCATGGCATATTGATAGCCCTTCTTGATAGCCTGCAGGACCTTTTTCGCCTCGTCCGGATTCTTCTTGAGATAGTCATTATTGGCAATAATGACTGGAGAATAGTAGTCAAACTCCTTGACATAGTCCTTCATATAAAAGAAATTAGTGTCCATGCCCTGAGACTGTGCCATGATGCCGTCCCAGCCATGGTAAATCCATGCCGCATCAAACAAGCCATTTTCAATCGGCGTAATTGAGTTGGAATCGTTGTTGGGAACCTTTTCTACCTCATCAAACTGGCCGCCTTGGCTTTCAACCAAGGTTTTGAGCATGCCCAGCTCCACAGGGTCATTCCAGGTACCATATTTCTTGCCAGCCAGATCCTTAGGTCCTGTAATCCCTGCAGACTTCTTAGAAATAATGCCCGAAGTATTATGCTCTACAATGGCTGCGACAGCTGTGATTTCTGCACCCTTATCCAGTTTTTTAGCCATGGAGTCCTGAAAATAAATGCCAAAAGGCGCCTTGCCATTGATAATCAGATCCGAGCTACTATCTTCAGGCGGTAATTTGATATCTACATCCACGCCTGCTTCCTTGAAGTAGCCCTTTTCCTGAGCCACATAAAGGCCGGTATGGTTGGTGTTAGGTGACCAGTCTAGGATAAAATCAATCTTTTTATCCTTACTAGCAGACTCTGAGCCTGACTTACCACAAGCCGCTAGGCCAAAGATAGACACGGCAGCCAAACCTGCCAGCAACATTTTATAAGTTTTTTTCATTATAATCCTCTTTTCTTTTTTGGAAATAGCAGAGCTGAACTCCTATTTCCACTTAATGACATATTTTTCACTGACAGCCACCAACTTCATCCCCAGAAGACTAATGACCGAAACCAATATGATGATAGCAAACATAGTATCGTACTGGAAAAGCTTCTTGGACTGAATCATGTAAACACCCAAGCCTTCGAAACCGCCCAGCCATTCGGAAACCACAGTTGTGATAAAGGCATAGGAAACACTGACGCGCAAGCCCGCATAGAAATAGGGCAGACTAGCTGGAATCTTAAAATGCCAGAGAATCTGCCAGCGATTGGCCTGCATAAGTTCAAAGAGAGTCAGAGTATCTCTATCACAATGTCGAAAACCATCCAGAATACTGACGATAATTGGAAAAGTCGTCGTCAGAATAATGAGCACAATCTTGGGCAAAATCCCATAACCCAGCCAGAGAACCAGAATTGGCGCCAAAGCAATGGTCGGAATCGTCTGTACCACGACCATCATGGGGTAAATCAAATCATTGAGCCAACTCATGCTATCCATGAGCACGGCTAATATACAGGCCAAGACGACACCCAAGACTAAACCCAGCAAGGCTACTTTTAAGGTCGCCCAGCTATGACTTGCTAGAAATCCAGCATCTCTGATAAAGGCCTGACCGATTTCCAGAGGTGTCGGCAGGATAAACTTGGGCAAGAGCTTGAGCCAGCCCATAACCTGCCAGATGACAAGGATTCCCAGCATACCCAAAAGGCTAATTTGCTGCCGCAGGATATTTTTCAAGTTTTTCATCAATACTTAAAATCTTTCCATAGTTTATTTTCACATTCGCAAAAACATTGTCTGCCTGAGTGCCTGCAAGCTCAATCGCCTGCTGCAGAATAGGAAATAAGGTCTCCCATTCCCCTTCTAGAACGGTCTCAAAAGGCGTCACGACCATCTTCACTGGCTGTTTTTGCAAAAACTCAATCACTTCCTCTATGACTGCCAAACGATTCACATCATGTGACAAAGGAAGAATCTGTAAAGCGATACTGGCTTTCATCTCTTCACCTCCTTACTTTCATGCTTCATCTGAGAATATTGTATGCAGATCGGATTAAAAGTCACAAGAAAATAACTTGGCATTTAAACAAAAAGACAGCGAGCTCCCTCTATAAACACTTTGCTTTCCATACAAAAACACCTTCTCCAATATGGAAAAGGTGTTGCATGCATCAGTAAACTAACTTGGCGAATGACTCTCCATTTTAGCAAAACCACAAGGTCTTTACAAATACAATTCCCTACGCTGGCATTACCCAGATCAGGTGCGGTCGAAGCTTACACTTCCTCTCAGACTGTACACAGACTCCCATATATGCTTTTATGATAGCCTAACTCTCTAAAAAAGTCAAGATTTTGGTTTGTATAGTCCTAAGCTTGCCAGACCTTTTAGCAGTTAATCAGCTATCTATATGCGCCTTTTTCTTGCAGCAAGTCCTGCATAGCTAGAATGTTATCACTCTCTCTTTCAGCTAAGATGGTTTCAAATCCCAATTCAGCTGCCGTATCCAAGTTTGCCTGAATGTCGTCAATGAAAACGGACTCTGTCGGCTCAATCCCGTATTTTTTCAGCAGTTTTTGATAAATCTCAGGCTCTGGCTTGACAACCCCGACTTCTGAGGAGAGAATATAGCCCGACAGCAGTGGATAGATGGGTAGCAAACCAGCTTTTTCAATACGGTAAAAAATCTCACAAGTAGTTGACAG
This genomic window from Streptococcus cristatus AS 1.3089 contains:
- a CDS encoding ABC transporter substrate-binding protein, producing the protein MKKTYKMLLAGLAAVSIFGLAACGKSGSESASKDKKIDFILDWSPNTNHTGLYVAQEKGYFKEAGVDVDIKLPPEDSSSDLIINGKAPFGIYFQDSMAKKLDKGAEITAVAAIVEHNTSGIISKKSAGITGPKDLAGKKYGTWNDPVELGMLKTLVESQGGQFDEVEKVPNNDSNSITPIENGLFDAAWIYHGWDGIMAQSQGMDTNFFYMKDYVKEFDYYSPVIIANNDYLKKNPDEAKKVLQAIKKGYQYAMEHPEEAADMLIKHAPELKSKRDFVLASQKYLSEQYASDKDKWGQFEASRWNAFYKWTKDNGIVNNDLSDKGFSNDYIK
- a CDS encoding helix-turn-helix transcriptional regulator, translated to MSSINKVKGYRNMLDLSQKEMANKLGISINAYRNKENGKVEFRDNEKIVIKEMILPLFPQVTLEEIFFHK
- a CDS encoding ABC transporter ATP-binding protein; translated protein: MTEIKLENVSYAYDEQQILKDIILEVEAGQVVAILGPSGVGKTTLFNLIAGILEVQSGRIVLDGQENPKGRVSYMLQKDLLLEHKTVLGNVILPLLIRKVSKKEAMEQATQILKEFGLFDVADKYPHELSGGMRQRVALLRTYMFGHKLFLLDEAFSALDELTKMELHAWYLDIHRRLGLTTLLITHSIEEALVLSDRIYILKNRPGQIVADLQLTWSDSEDKELQKLRYKQEILKLLGL
- the rpsD gene encoding 30S ribosomal protein S4 is translated as MSRYTGPSWKQARRLGLSLTGTGKELARRNYVPGQHGPNNRSKLSEYGLQLAEKQKLRFTYGVGEKQFRNLFVQATKIKGGILGFNFMLLLERRLDNVVYRLGLATTRRQARQFVNHGHILVDGKRVDIPSYRVTPGQVISVREKSLKVPAILEAVEATLGRPAFVSFDAEKLEGSLTRLPERDEINPEINEALVVEFYNKML
- a CDS encoding tyrosine-type recombinase/integrase; translated protein: MNITEYKKKSGATVYRASVYLGVDKLTGKKARTTVTANTKKGVKIKAREAVNAFAANGYSVKEKPTITTYRELVALWWESYKNTIKPNSQQSMEGIVRLHILPVFGDYKLDKLTTPIIQQQVNKWADKANKGEKGAYANYSFLNNINRRILQYGVTMQVIQHNPARDVIIPRKQRNKENKVKFFSNQELKQFLNYLDLDSLDLSSYENFFDYVLYKTLLATGCRIGETLALEWSDIDLENGTVSVSKTLNRYQETNTPKSKAGLRNIDIDKATVLLLKQYKNRQQIQSWQLGRSEDIVFTPFITKYAYACLLRKRLQKHFKAAGVPDISFHGFRHTHATIMLYAGIEAKDLQYRLGHSNISMTLNTYVHATKEGAKKAVSIFEAAISKL
- a CDS encoding thiamine-binding protein gives rise to the protein MKASIALQILPLSHDVNRLAVIEEVIEFLQKQPVKMVVTPFETVLEGEWETLFPILQQAIELAGTQADNVFANVKINYGKILSIDEKLEKYPAAAN
- a CDS encoding helix-turn-helix domain-containing protein, with the translated sequence MTQEVDKKILGQRIKAIRLDKGMTLEEFGKLFGTSKSIVSRWESGISSPNPERLKTIAKVGDMTVSQLLHGELGRSHYNWEAVEELFKKIFNGAPIDKTALQRAQTVVDKAFFLNFGIEDIVNIYLFQKDTSKPLESLEDLQDYFEQTAEGLSTYLEGATGTELIDLEMQIAFLKSYASKIKKYLETGEWASDILANLKEKQDIK
- a CDS encoding ABC transporter permease, giving the protein MKNLKNILRQQISLLGMLGILVIWQVMGWLKLLPKFILPTPLEIGQAFIRDAGFLASHSWATLKVALLGLVLGVVLACILAVLMDSMSWLNDLIYPMMVVVQTIPTIALAPILVLWLGYGILPKIVLIILTTTFPIIVSILDGFRHCDRDTLTLFELMQANRWQILWHFKIPASLPYFYAGLRVSVSYAFITTVVSEWLGGFEGLGVYMIQSKKLFQYDTMFAIIILVSVISLLGMKLVAVSEKYVIKWK